A section of the Deltaproteobacteria bacterium genome encodes:
- a CDS encoding Hsp33 family molecular chaperone HslO, with the protein MDSLKRAISDKYGMSLIFIDVSKTASLLEQRHLNGPATAEILGQSVVSAALISSGLKGRGERITFQLKVDGPINGIIVEAGYEGYVRGYTDVKLLDNVDGKADIKESEILGNTGTLNVIRSDERGIIYSGQVNISPPNIRTVTARYLNRSEQVPTGVEIFSKMQDFRIEKMRGLMVRKLPDADTEKFVHVLEEFEKGRVKELLGGAEEIAAFAELFKMEDLEILEEKEMTFRCRCNYKKSLTIINSLEAVELEEMIKKKEPQQVTCHFCGETYNIKWEDLQSVLLDKADTSRPI; encoded by the coding sequence ATGGATAGCTTAAAGCGGGCGATTTCTGATAAATACGGAATGAGCCTCATTTTTATCGATGTTTCAAAAACGGCCTCCCTTCTTGAGCAGCGCCACCTTAATGGTCCGGCGACAGCAGAAATACTGGGACAAAGTGTAGTTAGTGCCGCACTTATTTCATCGGGCCTTAAAGGCCGGGGGGAGAGAATTACTTTTCAGCTTAAAGTTGACGGGCCCATCAACGGGATCATTGTCGAGGCAGGTTATGAGGGGTATGTGAGGGGTTATACGGATGTAAAGCTTCTCGATAATGTTGATGGAAAAGCTGACATCAAGGAAAGTGAAATTCTTGGAAACACAGGAACCCTGAATGTAATACGTTCTGATGAGCGGGGTATTATCTACTCAGGACAGGTAAATATTTCTCCACCCAATATAAGAACGGTTACCGCCAGATATCTCAACCGGTCGGAACAGGTTCCCACGGGGGTTGAAATATTTTCAAAAATGCAGGATTTCAGGATAGAAAAGATGAGGGGACTTATGGTTCGGAAACTGCCTGATGCCGATACAGAGAAATTTGTTCATGTTCTCGAAGAATTTGAAAAGGGCCGTGTTAAAGAGCTTCTTGGCGGAGCGGAAGAAATCGCTGCATTTGCAGAGCTTTTTAAAATGGAAGATCTTGAGATTCTTGAAGAAAAAGAGATGACCTTTCGTTGCCGCTGCAACTACAAAAAATCGCTTACCATCATTAATTCGCTTGAGGCTGTAGAACTGGAAGAAATGATAAAAAAGAAAGAGCCGCAGCAGGTGACCTGTCACTTTTGCGGTGAGACGTATAATATAAAATGGGAAGATCTGCAATCGGTTTTACTCGATAAGGCAGATACTTCCCGTCCCATCTGA
- a CDS encoding 4Fe-4S dicluster domain-containing protein, whose amino-acid sequence MKILKIEKENILPFLEHLASFGELHAPQKKGKKSSAYQVVTDPSKVIVSNEEYTRTILPIKKFFHKPVDKMMTFSPEKGYEDAYEDEGKKVIFGVHSCEINALLTLDRVFAGKYVDTYYFRRRQNTAIIGISCIPDEYCYCHSMGTSFAEEGFDLFLSDVGNAYLVKIGTSLGDDMVSTAESLFTEYDNNDLQEYKRRINEFTTLFTTKVDESDLPAILDMEYKSEIWEEMGNRCFNCGICSMVCPTCFCFDVYDEVCLDGATGERKRCWDSCLFKSHAMVAGGHNFREKRADRFKHRFLHKHQEFMGEFGRPSCVGCGRCTQECPADIHFVGMLKRIKGDISCIHPEDE is encoded by the coding sequence ATGAAGATCCTGAAAATAGAAAAAGAAAATATTCTGCCTTTCCTGGAACATCTTGCTTCCTTTGGCGAGTTGCATGCGCCTCAGAAAAAAGGCAAAAAATCATCTGCTTACCAGGTAGTCACCGATCCATCCAAAGTTATCGTTTCAAACGAAGAATATACGCGAACCATTCTCCCTATAAAAAAGTTTTTTCATAAACCCGTCGATAAGATGATGACCTTTTCACCTGAGAAAGGTTATGAAGATGCCTATGAAGATGAGGGGAAAAAAGTAATCTTCGGTGTACATTCCTGCGAAATTAACGCACTCCTTACCCTTGACCGTGTCTTTGCCGGCAAATATGTCGATACTTACTACTTCAGAAGGCGGCAAAATACCGCCATTATAGGAATTAGTTGCATTCCTGATGAATATTGCTATTGTCACAGCATGGGTACGAGCTTTGCGGAAGAAGGTTTTGACCTCTTCCTTTCTGATGTTGGAAACGCTTACCTGGTAAAGATCGGCACCAGCCTCGGTGACGACATGGTCTCAACGGCAGAGTCTTTATTTACGGAATACGACAATAATGACCTCCAGGAATACAAGCGGCGAATTAATGAATTCACAACACTTTTTACAACAAAAGTCGATGAATCGGACCTGCCTGCCATCCTTGATATGGAGTACAAAAGCGAAATATGGGAGGAAATGGGGAACCGCTGTTTTAATTGCGGCATCTGCTCCATGGTTTGCCCTACCTGCTTCTGTTTTGACGTTTACGACGAAGTCTGCCTTGACGGTGCAACGGGAGAGAGAAAACGCTGCTGGGATTCCTGCCTTTTCAAAAGCCATGCCATGGTTGCAGGCGGGCACAACTTCAGGGAAAAACGCGCGGACAGGTTCAAGCACCGTTTCCTTCACAAGCACCAGGAGTTCATGGGAGAGTTTGGCAGACCGAGTTGCGTAGGCTGCGGAAGGTGTACCCAGGAATGTCCCGCTGATATCCATTTTGTCGGTATGCTCAAAAGAATCAAGGGTGACATATCCTGCATCCATCCGGAGGATGAATAA